One window from the genome of Erythrolamprus reginae isolate rEryReg1 unplaced genomic scaffold, rEryReg1.hap1 scaffold_258, whole genome shotgun sequence encodes:
- the LOC139156058 gene encoding 5-hydroxytryptamine receptor 6-like: protein MDGQLGSLNVSLLGQQDLGLRGSAWTTAFLCFVILLTMIGNSTLILLIFSQRFLRNTSNFFLVSLFLSDLMVGLVVMPPAMLNQLYGRWVLDGAFCSVWFSFDVMCTSASILNLCVISLDRYLLIISPLKYKLRMTSGRAFWLILATWTLAALVSFLPIKMGWHKMDFDRRPLNATLQPEEEQCRLLVSLPYALIASILTFFLPSLAILFTYCRILLAARKQAFQVASLTNNKPSCEQTQQ from the coding sequence ATGGATGGGCAGCTGGGCAGCCTCAATGTCAGCCTTCTCGGGCAGCAGGACCTTGGGCTGCGTGGCAGTGCCTGGACCACTGCCTTCCTCTGCTTCGTCATCCTCCTGACCATGATTGGCAACTCCACCCTCATCCTCCTCATCTTCAGCCAGCGTTTCCTGCGCAACACCTCCAACTTCTTCCtggtctccctctttctctcggaCCTGATGGTGGGCCTGGTGGTCATGCCCCCGGCCATGCTGAACCAGCTCTACGGGCGCTGGGTGCTGGACGGCGCTTTCTGCTCCGTCTGGTTCTCCTTTGACGTCATGTGCACCAGCGCCTCCATCCTCAACCTCTGCGTCATCAGCCTGGACCGCTACCTGTTGATCATCTCCCCGCTCAAGTACAAGCTGCGGATGACCTCCGGCCGGGCTTTCTGGCTCATTCTGGCCACCTGGACGCTGGCCGCATTGGTCTCTTTCCTGCCCATCAAAATGGGCTGGCACAAGATGGACTTCGACCGTCGCCCACTCAACGCCACCCTGCAGCCGGAAGAGGAGCAGTGCCGCCTGCTGGTCAGCTTGCCTTACGCCCTCATCGCCTCCATCCTgaccttcttcctcccctccttggcCATCTTGTTCACCTACTGCCGGATCCTGCTGGCTGCGCGGAAACAGGCCTTCCAGGTGGCGTCTCTCACCAACAACAAGCCCAGCTGCGAACAAACCCAACAG